The DNA segment GCCGAGGAGCAGCAGCGCGCACAGGCAGCCCAGCAGGACGGCCGGCGCCCTCAGAAGTCGAAGTCCGCGCATGCTGTCCGGTTGTCCATCGCCTCACGGGGGTGGACCACGAGGGCGACCGCGTCCTCGCCGGTCTTCTGGGCGTTGTTCACCGTCGTCATGGCCTTGCCCGACTTGTCGGCGACGAACATCAGGTGCACCTCGTTCGGCGGTGTGGTCGCGCCGCCCTTCTCGAACTGGAAGTGCTCCCCGCCGTTGTCGTCCGCGCAGTGCTGGGCGTGCAGGTGGGCCATGTAGGCGTCGCCCGGCTTCAGGCCGGTCAGGGACACCGTCACCGTGGTGCCCTTCGGGCCCTGCGCCAGCCAGGCCGTGCCCTTGACGTCGTCCATGCCCGGCGGCCGGGTGTCCAGCACCTGAAGCGTGCCCTTCACCACCTCCGCGTCGGGGATCTTGTTCGCGGGGGTGGCCGAGGGGTCCCCCATCGCCATGTCGTCCATACCGTCCATGCCGTCCATGCCGTCCATGCCGTCCATGCCGTCCATGCTCTTGGAGGGGGATGAGGACGCGGCCGTGTCGGCGGACGTGTTCGAGGTGTTCTCGGAGGAGTCGCCGCCGCAGCCGGACAGCAGGGCGGCCGTCGCCGCCAGCGTGGCGCCGGCGACGGCGAGACGGGTGCGCGGGCGACGCGGCACGGCCGCGGGCCCGTCCCGTTCGGGCATCACCGAAGGCACCACTGACGTGGTGTCACGCAGGGGCGGGCGGGCGGACGTGTGGTGGTTCATGGGTCAAACTCCCGATCGATGACTGAGGCCGGGGCCCGGACGACGAGACTGCGGCGGCGCACAGCAGGCCGTCGCGTGGCCATGGGCGGACACGGCCCGGGCCGAAGAGGACAGGCCGACGCGCCTGCGGGCAGGTCGGCCGTCGCCTGTCTCCCGGCCACGGCAACAACCGGACATCGGGCCGGATTCAGGGCCGTACGGCGAGCAGCGGATCGGGAGACGGGCGGCTGACTGCGGACCGGCTCCGCGGTGGCCCTCTTCGGACGAGGACATGCCTCAGGGAGACGGGTGTCGGTTGCGGCCGCTCCCAGTCACCGGCGGCGGCCCGGTACGGCCGCGCCTCGCGCCCGTCGCCCGGGTGGAAGAGGACGCCGCAGACCCGGCGCAGTGGTGCGAAGAGGAGGGCTGCCAGGGCCCGGCCGATCCGGTGGACGGCCGCCTCGCCCCGCCAGAGCCACAGCCCGCACACGACGGCGGCCAGCAGGTGCGTCAGGAGCATCCCGGCAGTACTCCCGTGCATCACAGCGGACAACAGCGGTGTGCCGGAAGCTGTCTCCACCACCCCGGAACGGGCCCCGTGATGGTGCACGGCCACGCCGGAGTGGGTGAAGACCGCCCCGTGGTGCATGCCGGAGGCCTGTTCCGTCCCCGGCCCACCGGCCGGGGCGTCCGGCGGGCGGATCAGCAGGTGGGCGAGGCTGAACAGCAGATGCAACAGCCCCTGCGCGCCCACCGTGGCTCCGACGACGGTCGCGGCGCCGCGTTCCCGGCCGGTCAGCCACCAGGCGCCCGGGACCGTCACGGCGAACGCGAGGCCCACCGCCCACCAGGGCAGGAGGTCGCCCGACATCAGGGCATGGCCCAGCGCTGTCGTCACCACGCAGACGGCCGCCAGGACCCCGGCCCGCGCGAGACGCAGGACATCGGCGGCGTCTTCGGTGACGCCTGCCATGCGGCACCTCCGGGACATCGGGGAGACTTCTCAGGACCGACCGTTCCCGTTACTTACGGGTGGCCGGGCAGCCGCGTTCACGCATGCCATCGGTCGATGGAGGCGCGTGTGTCAGCACCGCTCGGTCACGTCCCGCTGTTCGGTGTAGCCGATCTTGTGTCTCCCGCCCCGCGGACACCGGCGCACCGGCCATCGGGGGCAGCGCCTCCCAGCGGAGCGTGATCCGCTGCACCGCTCCACGGGACACCATCCACCGTTCGAAGTGGCCCGGTCTGCCGTTCCGGCGGACCGGGCGGCGGAGCCGCTCGGCCCTCGCCCGGGGCACGAGGGCCCACCTGCCGTCGGACTCCCGCGGGGCCGCCGAGTGCCAGGGAGTCGTCCAGGCGTCGGGCGCGTCATCAGGAGTCCCGCTCCCATGCCGCACAGGCCCGGTGCTGTTCGCCGGGCAGTGCATCCACTCCGCCCGGCAGAGACGCCGACGTGACGGCGTTCCCCGGCCCCCGGAGCGACGTACGGCCTGTCAGGCCGCAGCGGCCACCGGCGTGCAGTGCTCGGCGTCGTCGAGCCACTCGATCAGCGAGGTGCGGGCTCGGGCGACGCGTGAGCGCACCGTGCCGATGGGGCAGTCGCTCACACCGGCCGCCTCCGCGTAGGGAAGTCCCACCAGCTGGGTGAGGACGAACGCTTCGCGGCGGTCGTCCGGGAGTGTGTCGAGCAGCTGGGCGAGGGCGATGCCGTCGTCGAAGCCGGGCAGACCGCGCGGCTGGGCACGTTCGGCGGCCGACTGCCAGTCATCGGTGTCCGACAGGCGCGGGCGGGAGGAGCTGTAGCGGATGCTGTCGATCACCGTGCGGCGGGCGATGGACAGCAGCCAGGTACGCGCCGAGGAACGGCCTTCGAACCGGTGCAGGCTGCCCAGGGCACGCAGGAACGTGTCCTGGGTCAGGTCGTCGGCACTCTGAGGGTCGGCGCCGAGAAAGGTCACGTAGCGGCGGACGTCTCGGTGCAGGGCGCGGACGAACTTCTCGACAGCGTCGGGGTCGCCGCTGCGGGCGGCGAGTGCCCACGCCGTGATCGACTCGTCTCCCGACACATCTTTCGATTCTTCGCGTGCTGAGGACAGGGCGGGAATGATCACCTGGTGTCTCTCCTTCTCGGGAATCCAGGGAACCGATGTCCGGGGCGGCGCGCGCAGAACAGCGGGCGGCACGGCGGAACCGGTGAAGGGTGAACGGCCGGGCACAGCTGTGTGCGGCCGATGCCCGAGGCAGGGAGCCGACGGCTCGACGTCTGTGTGGACGGGCCTCGGGAAACCGGCTGTCGTCAGGCGACAGCGGTCCCGGCGGGCGGTCCCCGAGTAGCGATCGCGTGGGTGAGAAGGAGTTGCCGCAGCCCGCGACCCGTACGGGCCCGGCGGGACCGGACGCGTGGGCGGTCCGGCGGCGAGGGCAGCCGGAAGACCAGGCGCAGTGGTGCGACGAGCCAGCCGGCGAGCGCCCGCAGGATGCGGAAGGCGGCGCGTTCGCCGTGGGCGAGCCACAGGCCGGACAGCAACGCGGCCAGCAGGTGGGCGGCGAGCATGCCCGCCGAGGACATGCCGCCCATGCCGTGATCCAGGGAATGCGCGACCCCCATGGGACCCATCGATCCCATGGAGTGCGCCGCCCCCGTCATGTGGTCCATCGACCCCATGGAGTGCATGGCGCCCGTCCCGTGGTCCATGGAGCCCACGGACGTCGACATGGCGTCATACCCCGCGCCCGGCCCGGAGGGCGAACCGCACAGCAGGTGGCCCAGCCACTGCTGGACGAGCGACCTGCCGCTGGACGGTTCCGGGTGCACGAGGGCCTGGGCGAACGAGAACGACGAGTGGAGGACGGCCTGAGCGGCCACCGCGACGGAGCCGACCAGGACCGGCCCGCGCTCGCGTCCTGCCAGCCGCCAGGCCGTGCAGCCGGTCACAGCCGCCCCTGCGGCCAGGGCCCACCAAGGCACCGGGACCCCCGACATCATGACGTGACCCAGGGCAGTGAGCAGCACGCAGACGGCCGCGAACACCGCGGCCCGTAGCGTGCGAGAACACCACCCGACAGTCATGGCGCCTCATCTTCGCAGTCCGGGTCACCTGGGTCACGGAAGGGTACGGAAACGACCCAGGTATCCGACTCAGGCCCGCCGTTGTGATCCACACCACAGCAGCGGGCGGGAACTCGCCGGTCGTTCCTGCCGACTCCTACCGAGGCCCCGGGAAGTACCGCCGGGCGGAGTCGGGGTGGAGGAGGGGCGCCGGTGGCGGCGGAGCAGAGCGAGACCCGGACCGCGGTCGGCAGCGGCCCGGCGCGGGCGACCGCGGCTGTGACCGCGCTGCTGACGTGTGCCATGGCCTTCTCGATGATGCAGCTGTTCCTGCTCGGCGCCCTGGGACCGCGGCTCGTGGACGACCTGGACGTGTCGCCGACCGTGCTGGGCCTGACCACGACCGTCGGCTTCGGGGCGGCGGCTGTGCTCTCACCGGCCGGTGGGCGTGTGGTGGACCGTCTGGGGCCACGCCGTTGTCTGGTCGCGCTGCTGCTGGTGTCGGCGGTGGCGCTGGCACTGATCGGGGCGGCTCCGGGGGCGGGGTTCCTGCTGGCGGCGGTCGCGCTGGGCGGGCTGCCGCAGGCACTGGCGAACCCCGCCACGAACAAGACGATCCTGGCCGCCGTTCCCGCCGAACGGCGCGGTTCGGTGACCGGGATGAAACAGTCGGGCGTGCAGTTGGGCGCGTTCGCCGCCGGACTGCCGCTGGCCGCGCTGGCCGGGGCCGTCGGCTGGCGGGGCGCGGTGTGGACGGCGGCCGGGACGGCCGTGGTGGCCGCGGTCTGGGCGGCGCGGGCCCTGCCCGCCGATCCGCCCCCGAAGTACGCGCCCGTCTCGTGGATCCCCCGGGGAACGATCGCCTGGCTGGCGGCCTACTCGCTACTGCTGGGCTGCGGCATCGCCTCCGTGAACACCTACCTCGCCCTCTACGGCGTACGGCGGCTCGATCTCGGCCCGACGACGGCCGCCGCCCTGGTGGCGGTGCTGGGCGTGGCCGGGATCGCCGGGCGACTGGGCTGGTCCAAGGTCGCGGGACAACCGGGCCGAGCCGTGTGGCTGCCGGGCGCACTGGCGGCCGGTGCGGTGGGGGCGGCGCTGCTGCTCGCGGCCTCCGCGTACGCGCATCCGCTGGCCTGGGTCGCGGCGGTGGCCGTGGGCGTCTTCGCGGTCGCCGCGAACGCGGTCTCGATGGTGCTGGTGATGCAGCGCGCGGCAGCCGGCCGGGCCGGCCAGGACTCGGCGCTGGTCTCAGCCGGCTTCTTCGCCGGGTTCGCGCTCGGTCCGCCGCTGTTCGGGCTGCTCGCCGCGGCCGGTCACTACGGGGCGGGATGGCTGCTGGTCGCGGGAGAGTTCCTGGGCGCGGGCGTGGTGGCCCTGGTCTGGGCGGTGCGCGAACGGCGACCGGTCGTACGGCGATGAGTACGCCGCGTGCGGTCACGGGCCCCCCGCCTGCCGTACCCGACTGGGCCGGGCGGGCGCTGAAGTCCGTCCTCGACCGGGTGGCTGTCGCCCGGACCGATGTCGGCGACCGCTTCCCGCTGTTCGCGGACCCCGGCGGCGGCCGGTGGACGACGACCGGGCGGGGCTCGTGGACGGGCGGCTTCTGGGCAGGACTGCTGTGGCTCCGCGCCCGGTATTCCGGGCAGGGGATCGACCGCGAGGCCGCCAAACGGTTCACCGCCCGGCTCACCGGCTGGGTGGACGCCGACACCGCCACGCGCGGACTGATCCTCTGGTACGGCACGGCGCTC comes from the Streptomyces sp. KMM 9044 genome and includes:
- a CDS encoding sigma-70 family RNA polymerase sigma factor, which codes for MIIPALSSAREESKDVSGDESITAWALAARSGDPDAVEKFVRALHRDVRRYVTFLGADPQSADDLTQDTFLRALGSLHRFEGRSSARTWLLSIARRTVIDSIRYSSSRPRLSDTDDWQSAAERAQPRGLPGFDDGIALAQLLDTLPDDRREAFVLTQLVGLPYAEAAGVSDCPIGTVRSRVARARTSLIEWLDDAEHCTPVAAAA
- a CDS encoding MFS transporter, whose product is MAFSMMQLFLLGALGPRLVDDLDVSPTVLGLTTTVGFGAAAVLSPAGGRVVDRLGPRRCLVALLLVSAVALALIGAAPGAGFLLAAVALGGLPQALANPATNKTILAAVPAERRGSVTGMKQSGVQLGAFAAGLPLAALAGAVGWRGAVWTAAGTAVVAAVWAARALPADPPPKYAPVSWIPRGTIAWLAAYSLLLGCGIASVNTYLALYGVRRLDLGPTTAAALVAVLGVAGIAGRLGWSKVAGQPGRAVWLPGALAAGAVGAALLLAASAYAHPLAWVAAVAVGVFAVAANAVSMVLVMQRAAAGRAGQDSALVSAGFFAGFALGPPLFGLLAAAGHYGAGWLLVAGEFLGAGVVALVWAVRERRPVVRR
- a CDS encoding superoxide dismutase family protein translates to MNHHTSARPPLRDTTSVVPSVMPERDGPAAVPRRPRTRLAVAGATLAATAALLSGCGGDSSENTSNTSADTAASSSPSKSMDGMDGMDGMDGMDGMDDMAMGDPSATPANKIPDAEVVKGTLQVLDTRPPGMDDVKGTAWLAQGPKGTTVTVSLTGLKPGDAYMAHLHAQHCADDNGGEHFQFEKGGATTPPNEVHLMFVADKSGKAMTTVNNAQKTGEDAVALVVHPREAMDNRTACADFDF